Proteins found in one Lutimonas zeaxanthinifaciens genomic segment:
- the hemA gene encoding glutamyl-tRNA reductase has translation MTKNSDCKKFYVIGLNYKKADVVTRSNFSISKEKQKELLEEAKRVNLNSVVILSTCNRIEIMGFAKHPFQLISLLCQYSRGTMEEFAKVSYVYKNSEAAEHVIRIATGIDSQILGDYEIVGQLKEAFYQAKDAGTVNAYLERLFNISLAASKETKNKTSISSGTTTVSYAAIKYIKDNYSKKDPKNILVYGLGDIGKNTARSCAEYLEAHNLTVINRTKEKAVKIADEINAKMDVHQNLKTKIKESDIVIVATGAPAPTVTADMVSEEKEQLIIDLSIPRNADPVLNDRNNISMIDVDLLSKKTKETIEDRKKQIPLVEDIIQKHKSEFYEWLNFRRSTPAINSLKKSLEVIQKDAITSHSKKHQDINSKLVEDVTSQMINKIVSKFAMHLKAENTQANQSIKVMKDVFNLEPTES, from the coding sequence ATGACTAAAAATTCCGATTGTAAAAAATTTTACGTTATAGGTTTAAATTACAAAAAGGCTGACGTTGTCACCAGAAGTAATTTTAGCATAAGCAAGGAAAAGCAAAAAGAACTTTTAGAAGAGGCAAAAAGAGTAAATCTAAATAGTGTTGTTATTCTTTCTACTTGTAATCGAATAGAGATTATGGGTTTTGCCAAACACCCTTTTCAACTAATTTCTTTACTCTGTCAATACTCTAGAGGTACCATGGAAGAATTTGCTAAGGTATCTTATGTGTATAAAAACAGTGAAGCTGCCGAACATGTCATCAGAATTGCAACAGGTATTGACAGTCAGATTCTTGGAGATTATGAAATAGTGGGTCAGTTAAAAGAAGCATTTTATCAGGCAAAAGATGCCGGAACAGTGAATGCCTATCTCGAAAGACTTTTCAATATTTCTTTGGCTGCCAGTAAAGAGACAAAAAATAAAACGAGCATTAGTTCTGGAACAACAACTGTTTCTTATGCCGCAATTAAATACATCAAAGACAATTACAGTAAAAAAGATCCCAAAAACATCCTTGTTTATGGTCTTGGAGATATCGGGAAAAATACTGCAAGAAGTTGTGCCGAGTATTTAGAAGCTCACAATTTGACTGTAATAAACCGAACTAAGGAAAAAGCAGTAAAAATAGCTGATGAGATTAATGCGAAAATGGATGTCCATCAGAATCTGAAAACCAAAATAAAAGAATCGGATATCGTGATCGTTGCAACCGGAGCACCAGCGCCAACCGTTACAGCAGATATGGTTTCCGAGGAAAAGGAGCAATTGATCATCGATCTCTCGATTCCCCGAAATGCGGATCCTGTTCTGAATGATAGAAACAACATTTCAATGATTGACGTTGACCTTTTATCAAAAAAGACCAAGGAGACTATTGAGGATAGAAAAAAACAGATTCCTTTAGTTGAAGATATAATTCAAAAACACAAATCCGAATTTTACGAGTGGCTCAACTTCAGAAGGAGCACACCTGCTATAAATTCCTTGAAAAAATCATTGGAAGTTATTCAAAAAGATGCAATTACTTCGCATTCTAAAAAGCATCAGGATATTAATTCCAAATTAGTTGAAGACGTTACTTCGCAAATGATCAACAAGATTGTTTCTAAATTTGCTATGCATTTAAAAGCAGAGAATACTCAGGCGAATCAGAGTATCAAGGTGATGAAAGACGTGTTTAATTTAGAGCCGACTGAAAGTTAA
- the hemH gene encoding ferrochelatase has protein sequence MGKSGVLLVNLGSPDSTKVKDVRRYLDEFLMDERVIDIPYWKRFLLIKGIILNVRPKKSAAAYKKIWWKEGSPLVVISERFAEKVRKKVDVPVALGMRYGSMSIKKGLEELKKQHVNNVFLVPLYPHYAMSSYETVVEKAKSLLESDFNEMKMDVLEPFYNHPEYIDAMCEHLEKELKGFDYDQLLFSYHGIPERHIFKGDPTGKHCKLDGSCCENSSVAHKTCYRHQCFETTKEMVKKLGLKEGTYRNSFQSRLLKDPWLRPYTDQELEAMPQQGIKKLAVITPAFVSDCLETLEEIAMEGKEEFLDAGGEDFKHVSCLNEDDVWVEVMAKWIKEWYS, from the coding sequence ATGGGAAAAAGCGGCGTGTTACTGGTGAATTTAGGCTCACCTGATAGTACTAAAGTTAAGGATGTCAGGCGATATCTGGATGAATTCTTGATGGATGAAAGGGTCATTGATATTCCTTACTGGAAGCGTTTCTTATTGATAAAAGGAATAATTTTAAACGTAAGGCCGAAGAAATCTGCTGCAGCCTACAAAAAAATATGGTGGAAAGAAGGATCTCCTTTAGTTGTGATCTCGGAAAGGTTTGCAGAAAAAGTTCGTAAAAAGGTAGATGTCCCGGTTGCGTTGGGGATGAGGTATGGATCCATGAGTATCAAGAAAGGGCTTGAAGAATTGAAAAAACAGCATGTCAACAATGTTTTTTTGGTTCCGCTGTATCCGCATTATGCCATGTCATCGTATGAGACTGTTGTTGAAAAAGCAAAGTCGTTGCTCGAAAGTGACTTTAATGAAATGAAAATGGATGTACTTGAACCATTTTATAATCATCCTGAATACATAGATGCAATGTGTGAGCATTTGGAGAAGGAGCTCAAGGGTTTTGATTATGATCAACTGCTTTTTTCATATCATGGAATACCTGAGAGACATATATTTAAAGGGGATCCAACAGGAAAACATTGTAAGTTGGATGGTTCCTGCTGTGAAAATTCCTCAGTTGCACATAAAACCTGTTACAGACATCAGTGCTTTGAGACAACGAAAGAGATGGTGAAGAAATTAGGCCTGAAAGAAGGGACCTACAGAAATTCATTTCAATCAAGATTGCTTAAAGATCCCTGGTTAAGGCCTTATACCGATCAGGAATTAGAAGCCATGCCCCAGCAAGGCATTAAAAAACTTGCCGTTATTACCCCCGCATTTGTATCTGATTGCCTGGAAACTTTGGAAGAAATTGCCATGGAAGGAAAGGAGGAGTTTTTGGATGCAGGAGGGGAGGATTTTAAGCATGTCAGCTGTTTAAATGAAGATGATGTCTGGGTTGAGGTAATGGCTAAATGGATCAAAGAGTGGTATTCATAA
- a CDS encoding CopD family protein — MTYLYVKSLHIIFVTTWFAGLFYIIRLFIYYKEAEEKKEPEQSILKKQYALMCKRLWYIITWPSAVLATLFAIWLLVLQPFWLEANWMWIKLFFVLLLFAYHGSCQYMYNQIEKGYLNYSSYGLRIWNEVATIILFACVFLVVLKTTLGWIFGVVGIVGISILLMLGIKLYKQIRQKRSWDQE; from the coding sequence ATGACTTATCTCTATGTCAAATCACTGCATATCATTTTTGTAACGACCTGGTTTGCAGGACTATTTTATATTATTCGTCTTTTTATTTATTACAAAGAAGCGGAGGAAAAAAAAGAACCCGAACAATCGATATTAAAAAAGCAATACGCCCTGATGTGCAAACGGTTGTGGTATATCATTACCTGGCCTTCGGCGGTGTTAGCTACACTTTTCGCAATCTGGCTCCTTGTACTTCAGCCTTTTTGGCTCGAAGCCAACTGGATGTGGATCAAATTGTTTTTTGTACTGCTTCTTTTTGCCTATCATGGTTCCTGCCAGTATATGTATAACCAAATTGAAAAAGGATATTTGAATTATTCTTCATATGGGTTGAGAATCTGGAATGAAGTAGCTACAATCATTCTTTTTGCCTGTGTCTTTCTCGTTGTTTTAAAAACGACTTTAGGATGGATTTTTGGGGTAGTCGGAATCGTTGGGATTTCAATTTTACTGATGCTGGGCATCAAACTGTACAAACAAATACGACAAAAAAGAAGCTGGGATCAAGAATAG